Part of the Nerophis ophidion isolate RoL-2023_Sa linkage group LG11, RoL_Noph_v1.0, whole genome shotgun sequence genome is shown below.
cacttaagtcgctgaaatccgagtttgaatccgagctaatgtcattatatcttgctgtggcattcccattgtttgtttacattggcagcactgtgtgacgtcacagggaaatggccagtgtcttcgcagagagcgaaaataaggcactttatagctttatttagggatattccgagaccggtaaaattttgaaaaaaaattcaaaaaatacaacaagccactgggaactgatttttattgtttttaaccattttgaaattgtgataatgttcccctttaaagtggagGTGTGCTGCTCCACTGAGTGCCATTGTATTTTCTTTAGTAAGATCAAATAGCCTGACTTGAGATACTGATCTCACTTCTACCAGTCACTCAGCACTAATTACCTTTGTCCAAGGGTGAGCTTTAATCTGGGGAAACTTGAACTCTGTGTAGTTGGGGTTCATCTCTCGGATCTGCTCCCTTGTCGGTGTTCCAAGAACCTGATATAGGCCAGGTGGAAAACAATCACATGAACGAAAGCTCTGACGAAGGACCGATGACAATTTGAACGTACCTTGATGATCTCTACGAGCTGGTCCACTCCACTGTCCCCGGGGAAGATAGGCTGACCCAGCAGCAGCTCTGCTAGCACGCAGCCAGCCGACCAGATGTCAATGTTGGACGTGTAGTCCGTGGCGCCGAAGATGAGCTCCGGTGCGCGGTAGTATCGCGAGCAGATATAGGACACATTCGGCTCCCCCCGAACCAGCTGCTTCGCACTGTGGGGCAACAGTGGACAACCCACATTAAGGATTTGGGTAGTGCGACTGCATTTCCTTGATGGATTGTAACTTCATTTAACTCACAGGTGTCTAAATATTGaaatcaaatatatttttgtCGCACAAACATTTGTTGTTTTGTGTCAATTTTGTTTGGTTAAAATCTCATTTGTACAAGTTTAAAAACATTGCAAAGCTAATTTTTATTAGCCTGTCAATGGGCTCATCCATTGAATGTTTGCATTAAGATAGCGGCATGAAGACCAACCTTTATCCTGTATGGTTTGTTGTTTGTACCGGGCTGTATTGTTGATTTAACACAATTCTTACATGTATGTGCACTTCATGTGCATGTTAATGTACTTTCCTTTGTGTGCTTAGTTGTACAGTAACTTCACTGCAAGGACTATCGATATACAACCTCAAGTGGAAGTGTTTTCACCTCTAATTCAAAGGAATGTTTAAAGAGCTACAaaaccaaataccgtatttttcggattataaatcgctccggagtatacgtcgcaccggctgaagaagcataataaagaagggaaaaaacatataagttgcactggagaataagtcacatttttgggggaaatttatttgataaaatccatcacctagaatagacatttgaaaggcaatttaaagaaaataaagaatagtaaacaacataacgcataaataagcaactgagaaggtgcctggtatgttaacctaacatattatggtaagagtcgttcaaataactataacatatagaacatgctatacttttaccaaacaatctgtcactcctaattgctaaatcccatgaaatcttctttctcgatgtcacttctaaacaactctgccaaatcCAAAGGTATgagccgcttcctcttgtcgttttctgctgcatatttcactacgtccagcttgtaaactgcagtacatgatttctttttcggtgccatttttgttcagcccttctcagtttttataaattaccgccaacaatgaaatgatccattctAATAGCTACGGCactagcatatagcagttagcattccaagactcacaatgcacttctgccatgaccctcccccgccaaattcttatttgttgacgtgtgtgtgacgattgctgacattttcttcgtctcttccgcaaatgagataaataatattgatattttacggtaatgtgtaaataatttcgcacataagtcgctacggagtataagtcacagcaacccccggccaaactatgaaaaaaactgcaacttgtagtccgaaaaatttgGTAATAGTGGGGGTCTTAAACTAGCTAATTGACAAATTACCCTGGCTGTAGCATACATTCGATGTAGTTTTTAAATTATCTCCACAAGATGACAGTAGGAGCATTAGAAGTTTTAATTACATCAGCATACCATTTTAAACTTTGCTTGCGCTACACAGCGGTAGGTGTGGAATGTATTTGCATTCCACTTGTCAGACTCTTGTTTAGAatgtccatccagccatccattttctaccgctggtccatTTCGGGGACGCGCGGGGGGTAgcggggtgctgaagcctatcccatctgcattcgggcggaaggcggggtacatcctggacaagtcgccacctcatcacagggccaactcaGACAACATCTACACACTcaacaaatttagtgttgccaattaacctatccacttgtgcatgtctttggagttgggaagaagccgcagtcatggggagaacatgcaaactccacacagaaagattccgagcccagtatcgaacccaggaccttcatattgtgaggcacatgcactaacccctgtaccgccGTGCTGCCCTGTTTACAATGCACTCAGCGATTAATAATGCTCACTGAGAACTTTTCTAATTATAGCTATTACAGCATTGGctctgttgctgctgtgttgtacAATACATATTATCAAAAAGCCTGCTTACAGTGAATGCCCTCTTCTCCTTTCGCTCGGTAAATAAACGACTCGGCTACAATATTTTACATTATTCATCATGTTTTTTCAAGATATATACCAGTGTTCCGCACAAGAATGCACTTGCCATTGATCAGTGGCTgtctaaacatgtattaaaaacaatgtatttCTTTCCTACAAAATTTCAGGTTGAAATGATTAACAACATGGACAAACAATATGCCATTAATACCCTACAGTAAATTATGTTTATAATAAATTTAGTCCCCAGTTTCATATTGCTATATTCACAACGAACATTGTTTTACAGTTTTAAATGGCCTACAAGTAGGGCTAGGTGGTATACGCTATTAGAATTTATATCGGTATCTTTTAGAaagagatatgtatttgagaCATACTgatatttaaaatatttcaagGCTGCTTTTGTGAGGGTGCCGTTTACTCTTAATCCTAATTTCAAAATGTCACAATCACTTTGTTCGTGTTGATGTGAAATTAGCATTAAACTAACGCTTTCCTACATGTCAACTATCATAACAAATATTCCTTGGACTTTCCCTGGACATTTATTGTAAGCTTTAATTGTGTGCATTTTGTACATTGACTGTGTTTTAGCAGCTAGCTTGAGCGTGTGGCCAAAAAAAGTTACCAGAAAGCCAAAGAGTGTCATTTAGTCTGTTTTTTAAATGTAGGctatttgtattatatatttaataaatatttaaataaaacaatgaTGGTAGGTTTTACCTAAACACTCTGCACTTTTTGTTTAAGACAGCGGTATAGATCGTATATTGCcatattgaagtgaagtgaagtgaattatatttatatagcgctttttctctagtgactcaaagcgctttacatagtgaaacccaatatctaagttacatttaaaccagtgtgggtggcactggaagcaggtgggtaaagtgtcttgcccaaggacacaacggcagtgactaggatggcgaaagcgggaatcgaacctgcaaccctcaagttgctggcacggccactctaccaaccgagctaaaccgccccatattACCAGCGTATCAGATTGGGTtcatatcgcccagcactatgagctaaggtattttccagactataagcaaCTACTTTTTAccaacactttgaaccctgcagcttataaaattgTGTGGTTAATTTATGGGGTTTTTTTTCGCTAACGGCCATACTGTTTTGTGttgtgaattatatattttttgcaatgaattatgtttatatagcgcttttctcgagtgactcaaagctctttacgtagtgaaaccaatatctaagttacatttaaaccagcgtgggtggcactgggagcaggtgagtaaagtgtcttgcccaaggacacaacggcagtgacttggatagcggaagcgggaatcgaacctggaaccctcgagttgctggcacggccactctaccaactgagctatgccgcccccattcTAAAACAAATGATAGAAATAGGCCTGAGAATGATACTTCAATgcggatataccgtatttccttgcatcgccgcagggcatatagtatgcgcctgtcttgaaatactgccgggtcaaactcgcttcacaaaataattagcgcatgcttagtattaccgcctggtcaaactcatgacacttctcctgtcatcattttcaaaatggaggaggctgatttcaatatcggtaATTTGTTTGTTCAACAAACAGTTTCATATTTCGCCAACAGACactgaaaaagtgtgttattgtttgtgctgccATATTGATAAAGGAAGTGTATTCATCCAcagcgtttctgctcgaaaggattcttcattcatcactccaagcaatgtttgtaagatttacaatatacccaaaataattcatacttactaaactgtgtGTGGtgtctgtgggagtgttttcatgcatgtttgtacgtgctatcgtaatgtaatcaagttagcgttgttagcattagcaaatatgctcacacgtttacaagtgtctgttatcattaacttacaatggcgttcttttttttttactatttcagttccgtaaattcaccaaaacgtcaccgtggagttattaagtatgattagctgattggaaagctagcttccgcagcttgtgggtccatgacaatgacttctgttttgtttgatcattacCAACATGTGACATGTACCGTTTAGAAACAATTAaagatatataaatagatatttaCAAAACCTTTTGTATAGGTATATACCTGCAGCTTGAGGTCCATGGCGGCtaatgtatgtaaaaatattaatttcTTCTAGAATTTGATGGGTGCTGCTTGAATACCGGTGCACTTTATAGCCCGTAAATTAGGGTAAGTTGACTCTGAGCATTAACATAATTTGTTGGTTTCTTCAGCATTTACAGAGCAATCAGTTTGTCAGCAAGTATTAGCTCACTATCTGACAAGTCCAAGTTACTGCCACCCTTTTATTGTATACCACTTAGAAAACAGTGTTGGAAATAACATTTGTGAGGTAACATTGATTATTACAGTACAGCAACGGAAAGAATGATGGAGACATTCAAGCAAACATTTGTGGATCTGACCTGCCAAAGTCACAGAGTTTGAGGATGGCTGTCTCTGGGTCCACCAAGAGGTTTTGGGGCTTGATGTCTCTATGACATACGCCCTGGGAATGGATATATGCCAGGCTCCTGAAGAGCTGGTACATGTACACCTGATGAGGCACACAAGAAGAAGATTAGTACAGTCAATTATTACAAACTTATGTGGATACTTTTTGACTTGTGGGACTTTATAACTAAAACTTGAGTCAACCAAAGCTGTGGCTAACTAATGTGGGTGTTGCAGGTTAATTGTCAATCAACTGTGACTCATACTTTCCAATAGTTGTGCAAAGGCTTCATGACTGACAAAGATCGCTCACTTTTTCAAAAATGAATGTGTAGGCATTTTATTCACCACCATTACTGGCAGCACGATGCAGCAATAGGGGCCATACACAGAATATAACAGCATTATAGGTAATATTACTAAAACACAAATAAGTGGGCTTCAAGACCCCAAACAAGCTACGATGGAAATGTGACCCTAAAGGACGAACAATAAGAAGAGGAGGCTGCATATAAGAGTGAGTAcgatgtgtgtttgtgtctggaAGCCTCAGGGGAACTTTAGGCTGAAAGAGTGAAGTGGGCCATGAGACACTTGGAATGTTCTCTCtgctgctacacacacacacacacacaataaacgcTCTTTAGAAACCAACAAGCTTTAAGACAGGGCGTTAAGTGGCTTTTTTTCTTGTTTCTGCTCGTATAATCCGTAAAAATAGCCACTGTTCATTACCTCAAGCTAAAGACACTGGAAAAAGTTGTAGCCCGTTTTATTACGTTTAGTGGACTCTTAAGTGAAACACTTATTGATAAGTAGCAGCTGCTACTGCTTCACAACGTGTTCAATGTGGCGAGATTAGCATGGACTTACCTTTACATAAATGATGGGGATGGTGGTCTTGGCCTTGTTGAAGTGCCGAGCCACCCTGTACACCGTTTCAGGAACAAAGTCCAGCACCAGATTCAGATAGACTTCATCTTTCTGCACATAAACACAAAAAGAGGACTCAGGAGGCAATTAGGCCTTCTTACTTAACTTACAGACAAGATTCCTTTagaggggaactacacttttttttttacttttgcctATCGttaacaatcattatgaaagacatgacgatggatttttttaatgcactttaaatattaaataaatgaaatcAAAAGTCTGCCTGCCTGTGGGAGCCGCTCTTATAAAGCTcttaaaaaacattcaaacacttCCATTTAGGTTTTATATGCACGATACAaggatatatgtaatgtagtaacgggcacactTATAATATCATttaacgtattttgatcattttgagCATACGCGGCGCATTAGCTTCAAATGCATtaagtttgctttttttttaacagcatcaCTGAGTtattgctcactgcagactttatgagagccaacaaacctaagaaaacatcacttactgtgcaaggtctgctgtcattaggatggaTGCAGACTTTCcttggatgttcatatattcccatttaggtgaagaatgtctcataatcctaaCGAAGAAAAGGGGAGGAACCAAGCCTCCTTTTGTTTCGTTTTCCCTATTTCcaagtctaaattggctgtcaaagtgtactaaTTAGTCGGAATACGTTTTCAGCCTTCTTCTATCCAggtgaggcatgatttatgatctgcaATTAACTTCCAGGGAGTAAGGAAGTGAGGAAACATCTCACCTGTCGACCATTTCGAAATTGCACACAATATTGTGATCACGGcggcgctataaatagtttgtctgcgttagttcttacagtaataataataataatatcacttaTACGAGGATATTATTTAAATGGAGCATTGTTAGCGGtttttaaatggttatttattTTATGGGCGAAaaagaggagctcccattggctctgctgcaagtcagaatgcattaaaaaaatctacccattgtcatgtttttcataatgattgtaagcAAGAGGAACAATTCCGTTAAAAGGTCCAGTCCTCTTTAAATATGAACATCTACAACTTTAACTATGCAGAAATAAAGTTTAAGCAATCATAATTGTCCAATGGATAGATAGAGAATGACCGTAACTGTTCAAACTCATGCTGTTTATTTACATTACCTTAACTGCAAAGAGTACAGGACGAAAATTGGAAGCAGATGATAATTGAAAAGTCATATTTCTCAACCATAATTTATAATTTGAGAAGGTGGAGAGAAAATTGTAGCCGTCTTTAACCACATGGTCATTTATTCATTAAACAGTACCAGAGTCAAAGTTGTAATATAACTGCACTAATACCACAGATGTATTAGTGCAGTATGGAAATTATAACACCTGTACACCTGTAAGTTTTACAGCATGCTGAAACATTTTACAGCGCATGCAGAGCTAGATAATGCTGCTGAATATTGGCCACTCATGGGACTTTGAATGCAGCTACTGCCATTTTGGGGAATtaatacaaacaaaatatatcaggaggttgcctacagccacagcttttAAAGCCAATGTGTTTTCACCGAGCCCTAAATAGAGACAATTGATTGATGTTTGCAGTGTGCTTTTGGCTCTAAATAGTTTGACTATTGCTACTAAAATTGTATATACACCCATGTTAGGCTACAcgtaaacaataataattaacagGATGGCGCATACATACCTTCTCACCACTGGAGTAGAAGAAGTAACGTAGCCTCACAATATTGCAGTGGTCTAACTTGCGCATTATTTGCAGCTCTCTATTCTATAGGGAAGAAAAATGCAAAGTTGTAAAAAGTCAAAATATGAGTTCTGGaaccataaatatatttttaaaccaaCCAGTCTTGGTTGGCGTATACAACAAGTCATTTAATGATACACACTCACTTTAAACCGTTTGTCTTGGAGAACTTTCTTGATGGCCACCATCTCCTGGCTGTCGATGAGGCGAGCTTGGTAGACCACTCCAAAGGAGCCATTTCCTATTACTTTAATGTCCGTGTAGGAGACTTCCTGAGGGCGGTCGGGGCCTTGCCCGGGCGTTGCCACCACTGTGGTCACTTTGCCACTGTCGCCTGTCAATAAAAGCCAAGTGCATAGTGAGTGTTGTGTTTAAAATTGACAACTTTGTATTTAGAGAGGGACATTGAAATATAATACATTAGTTCACGTTTGTTTGTTTACAATTACATGGACCCCACTCTAATAAAGTctttaaaacatatatttattttgaaaGAAACACCTGTGGATGAGGGTTTTGCTTTGTAATTGACTTTTTTGCAACAATAGAAAAGGCACTATTACGAAGAAGTGTTAAAGGAAAACACAAGAAGTAAACAAATTTAGTATGATTTGGAGGCCTCTGCATAAATTTTGAGGTTTAACTATTAGGTACcctattttccgcactataaggcgcacctaaaaacctcaaattttctcaaaagctgacagagCGCCTAATAaaccagtgcgccttatatatggaccaatattgagccacaataagcggtaataaatggatggatggaggtctcgcaactagaGTAAGAAGCCGCAAACTTCATTTTCCCCTGTAGAAAAAGAAGTGTGCTTCTTCtcc
Proteins encoded:
- the gsk3ab gene encoding glycogen synthase kinase 3 alpha b isoform X2; protein product: MSGSGRPRTSSFAEPPGAPGSAAAGAGSAVAGGSSTGKTGASSQASGSTSTGFGNLKLPRDSGKVTTVVATPGQGPDRPQEVSYTDIKVIGNGSFGVVYQARLIDSQEMVAIKKVLQDKRFKNRELQIMRKLDHCNIVRLRYFFYSSGEKKDEVYLNLVLDFVPETVYRVARHFNKAKTTIPIIYVKVYMYQLFRSLAYIHSQGVCHRDIKPQNLLVDPETAILKLCDFGSAKQLVRGEPNVSYICSRYYRAPELIFGATDYTSNIDIWSAGCVLAELLLGQPIFPGDSGVDQLVEIIKVLGTPTREQIREMNPNYTEFKFPQIKAHPWTKVFKPRTPPEAIALCSRLLEYTPVTRLSPLEACAHAFFDELRQPNTRLPSGRELPLLFNFSPVEMSIQPQLNSTLIPPHARAQTTPASHDGSVSDSTAQPSSAPGTISNST
- the gsk3ab gene encoding glycogen synthase kinase 3 alpha b isoform X1, with the translated sequence MSGSGRPRTSSFAEPPGAPGSAAAGAGSAVAGGSSTGKTGASSQASGSTSTGFGNLKLPRDSGKVTTVVATPGQGPDRPQEVSYTDIKVIGNGSFGVVYQARLIDSQEMVAIKKVLQDKRFKNRELQIMRKLDHCNIVRLRYFFYSSGEKKDEVYLNLVLDFVPETVYRVARHFNKAKTTIPIIYVKVYMYQLFRSLAYIHSQGVCHRDIKPQNLLVDPETAILKLCDFGSAKQLVRGEPNVSYICSRYYRAPELIFGATDYTSNIDIWSAGCVLAELLLGQPIFPGDSGVDQLVEIIKVLGTPTREQIREMNPNYTEFKFPQIKAHPWTKVFKPRTPPEAIALCSRLLEYTPVTRLSPLEACAHAFFDELRQPNTRLPSGRELPLLFNFSPVEMSIQPQLNSTLIPPHARAQTTPASHGTYTSWSTLHKSTLSFQQLAGLKLEV